One window from the genome of Streptomyces sp. NBC_00287 encodes:
- a CDS encoding TetR-like C-terminal domain-containing protein: MTANAIYGYFANRDDLVTTLINNVYTSLADTVDAAWDAAPAQDPAARIQAWACAFRDWALANPEGFRLIYGDPVPGYRPPEGGAAPDAAHRVCTGITALAAAAWPHAEPRYADSDFEWSDFDAGLLGKVRPAFPDLPPAAVALALRIWSHLHGLVSLEIYGHLQAQALSPEKLFREELAQLIRSLSITPQG; this comes from the coding sequence ATGACGGCCAACGCCATCTACGGCTACTTCGCCAACCGTGACGACTTGGTCACCACGCTGATCAACAACGTCTACACCTCGCTGGCCGACACGGTGGACGCCGCCTGGGACGCGGCCCCCGCCCAGGACCCTGCCGCCCGGATCCAGGCATGGGCCTGCGCGTTCAGGGACTGGGCGCTGGCCAACCCCGAAGGCTTCCGCCTCATCTACGGTGACCCCGTGCCCGGCTACCGGCCCCCCGAGGGCGGCGCCGCCCCGGACGCCGCCCACCGTGTCTGCACCGGCATCACGGCGTTGGCGGCCGCCGCCTGGCCGCACGCCGAACCCCGCTACGCGGACAGCGACTTCGAGTGGTCCGATTTCGACGCCGGTCTCCTCGGCAAGGTCCGCCCGGCCTTCCCCGACCTGCCCCCGGCCGCCGTGGCCCTCGCCCTGCGTATCTGGAGCCACCTGCACGGCCTGGTGTCATTGGAGATCTACGGCCACCTGCAGGCCCAGGCCCTCAGCCCGGAAAAGCTCTTCCGTGAAGAACTGGCCCAGCTCATCCGGTCCTTGAGCATCACCCCGCAGGGGTGA